A genomic window from Nocardioides sp. BP30 includes:
- a CDS encoding sugar O-acetyltransferase: MFEQRFLARRTTESRQFTERVQTVMELTARLNALPFEDLAGRAALLDLIFGRRCPETVTIYPPFYCDYGLGTVLGEGVFVNQGCSFLDLGGITIGDRTMIGPHVTLTTAGHPIPLADRYSGITHAPIVIEEDVWIGAAATVAPGVRIGRGSVVGAGTVVAKDVPPMSVVTSTGHVERRSI; this comes from the coding sequence GTGTTCGAGCAACGGTTCCTGGCCCGACGTACGACGGAGTCCCGGCAGTTCACCGAACGGGTCCAGACGGTGATGGAGCTGACCGCGAGGCTCAACGCGCTGCCGTTCGAGGACCTGGCCGGACGCGCCGCGCTGCTCGACCTGATCTTCGGGAGGCGGTGCCCCGAGACGGTGACGATCTACCCGCCGTTCTACTGCGACTACGGTCTGGGGACGGTGCTGGGGGAGGGGGTCTTCGTGAACCAGGGCTGCTCGTTCCTCGACCTCGGCGGCATCACCATCGGGGACCGGACCATGATCGGTCCGCACGTCACGCTGACCACCGCCGGTCATCCGATCCCCCTCGCGGACCGCTACAGCGGCATCACGCACGCCCCCATCGTGATCGAGGAGGACGTCTGGATCGGCGCCGCCGCGACCGTGGCGCCGGGTGTCAGGATCGGGCGCGGCTCGGTCGTCGGCGCCGGCACCGTGGTGGCCAAGGACGTGCCGCCGATGTCGGTGGTGACGAGCACCGGGCACGTGGAGCGCAGGAGCATCTGA
- a CDS encoding M15 family metallopeptidase has protein sequence MRFHSSARPAVRRTRPVVMTAVVVTLATAGIVAVLGRESLIGFSSTTSTRAKPGALDPAAPLTTTVLHERSDEHLPVRVPGSRGDVVDSADGKLPDGVTVFDERYPGVTRLDPALLGALRDAATDARSDGVTFYVNSGWRSRGYQEQLFAEAVAKYGSARVAARWVARPGTSVHEAGEAVDVGGAPADGWLAEHGAAYGLCRTYRNESWHFELRLSAIDHGCPAPYADPTHDPRMQQ, from the coding sequence ATGAGATTCCACAGCTCGGCGCGACCTGCGGTGCGGCGTACGCGCCCCGTCGTGATGACAGCCGTCGTCGTCACGCTCGCCACGGCCGGCATCGTGGCCGTCCTGGGCCGCGAGTCGCTCATCGGGTTCTCCTCCACGACGTCCACGCGAGCGAAGCCCGGGGCGCTGGACCCGGCCGCGCCCCTGACCACGACGGTGCTGCACGAGCGCTCGGACGAGCACCTGCCGGTGCGGGTGCCGGGCAGCCGCGGGGACGTCGTGGACAGCGCCGACGGGAAGCTGCCGGACGGGGTCACCGTCTTCGACGAGCGCTATCCGGGGGTGACGCGGCTCGATCCCGCGCTGCTGGGCGCCCTGCGCGACGCCGCGACCGACGCGAGGAGCGACGGGGTCACGTTCTACGTCAACAGCGGCTGGCGCTCGCGCGGCTACCAGGAGCAGCTGTTCGCCGAGGCGGTGGCGAAGTACGGCTCGGCCCGGGTGGCGGCGCGCTGGGTCGCCCGACCCGGTACGTCGGTGCACGAGGCCGGCGAGGCGGTCGATGTCGGGGGAGCCCCGGCCGACGGCTGGCTGGCCGAGCACGGCGCGGCCTACGGGCTGTGCCGGACCTACCGCAACGAGTCCTGGCACTTCGAGCTGCGGCTGAGCGCTATCGACCACGGCTGCCCGGCGCCGTACGCCGATCCGACCCACGACCCGCGGATGCAGCAGTGA
- a CDS encoding VanZ family protein has protein sequence MSSRHLAPLTPGHGVVIVGTRSDWVARYDVVVLSTLAALPIAVLVGWLLARRRRRGRASARWAWCSALCEVGIAYGTLPWVWLTMLPGSGAGRVHGQLSLVPLRDLQTMPTYQVVGNLLVFAALGALGPVRFRALASLPRIVVLGAACSALIETAQYVLPLGRVASVDDVLLNTAGAGLAAVLTWPWWRRDRSTAAAPVGDTRATATAGPGPVVGAGR, from the coding sequence GTGAGCAGCCGCCATCTTGCGCCCTTGACCCCCGGCCACGGCGTCGTCATCGTCGGCACGCGCAGCGACTGGGTCGCCCGGTACGACGTGGTGGTGCTGTCGACGCTGGCGGCGCTGCCGATCGCGGTGCTCGTCGGCTGGTTGCTGGCGCGCCGTCGGCGGCGCGGCAGGGCCTCCGCACGCTGGGCGTGGTGCAGCGCGCTGTGCGAGGTCGGGATCGCCTACGGGACGCTGCCGTGGGTGTGGCTGACGATGCTGCCGGGCAGCGGGGCGGGCCGGGTCCACGGTCAGCTGAGCCTGGTGCCGCTGCGCGACCTGCAGACGATGCCGACCTACCAGGTGGTCGGCAACCTGCTGGTCTTCGCCGCGCTCGGCGCGCTCGGGCCGGTGCGCTTCCGCGCGCTGGCGTCGCTGCCCCGGATCGTGGTGCTGGGCGCCGCGTGCTCGGCCCTGATCGAGACGGCGCAGTACGTGCTGCCGCTGGGCCGGGTGGCCTCGGTCGACGATGTCCTCCTCAACACGGCGGGTGCCGGGCTGGCGGCCGTGCTGACCTGGCCGTGGTGGCGGCGGGACCGGTCGACCGCGGCGGCACCCGTCGGCGATACGCGTGCGACCGCCACGGCGGGGCCGGGCCCCGTCGTCGGCGCCGGCCGGTGA
- a CDS encoding response regulator transcription factor, translating into MRVLVVEDEPLLAEAVRDGLRLEAIAADVAGDGDSALAMLGVNTYDIAVLDRDIPGPSGDEVARRIVASGSGMPILMLTAADRLDDKTSGFELGADDYLTKPFALQELVLRLRALDRRRAHHRPPVRELAGLRLDPFRREVYREGRYVALTRKQFAVLEVLVAAEGGVISAEELLERAWDENADPFTNAVRITVSALRKRLGEPWIIATVPGVGYRIDTDGSGHG; encoded by the coding sequence ATGCGCGTGTTGGTGGTCGAGGACGAGCCGCTCCTGGCCGAGGCGGTGCGCGACGGCTTGCGCCTGGAGGCGATCGCCGCCGACGTCGCCGGCGACGGGGACAGCGCCCTGGCGATGCTCGGGGTCAACACCTACGACATCGCGGTGCTCGACCGCGACATCCCCGGACCCTCGGGTGACGAGGTCGCCCGGCGCATCGTCGCCTCGGGGTCCGGGATGCCCATCCTCATGCTCACCGCCGCCGACCGGCTCGACGACAAGACATCGGGTTTCGAGCTCGGCGCCGACGACTACCTCACCAAGCCCTTCGCACTGCAGGAGCTCGTCCTGCGGCTCCGCGCCCTGGACCGCCGCCGCGCCCACCACCGACCGCCCGTGCGCGAGCTCGCCGGGCTGCGCCTCGATCCGTTCCGCCGGGAGGTCTACCGCGAGGGCCGCTACGTCGCGCTCACCCGCAAGCAGTTCGCCGTCCTGGAGGTGCTGGTCGCGGCGGAGGGCGGGGTGATCAGCGCGGAGGAGCTGCTGGAGCGGGCCTGGGACGAGAACGCCGACCCCTTCACCAACGCGGTCCGGATCACCGTCTCGGCCCTGCGCAAGCGGCTCGGCGAGCCGTGGATCATCGCCACCGTCCCCGGTGTCGGCTACCGGATCGACACCGACGGATCCGGGCATGGATAG
- the icmF gene encoding fused isobutyryl-CoA mutase/GTPase IcmF, with product MSGLHTPTHPIRLVTASSLFDGHDASINIMRRIFQAQGCEVIHLGHNRSVREVVDAALEEDVQGVAVSSYQGGHIEYFEYLVESLRSQGAGHVKVVGGGGGVIVPAEIERLRRSGVTIFSPEDGQRLGLAGMINTVVAECDFDLWSSREVSADQVISGDRFAVARAITGAEAGVLPPDVLAGIRAAAARHHAPVLGITGTGGSGKSSLTDELIRRFRIDQQDKLRIAVIAVDPTRRRGGGALLGDRIRMNSLDGDRVFFRSLATRGAHELPDHLDAVIAVARAAGFDLIVVETPGIGQGDAAIVPFVDASLYVMTPEFGAASQLEKIDMLDFADVVAINKFERRGAKDALRDVGRQLVRNREAFGKQPADMPVFGTSAATFNDDGVTALYQHLRDVLADKGATFDQGTLPRVEVRHSSGVHQVVPGDRVRYLAEIAETVRGYHAETERLAEAASRLQRVTQVAAELSGDGSGDGSADGSADGSGDTGANGGLATLLERARAGLPGDIQQQIETWPAVVASYSGDEQVVRIRDRELTTRLTRESLSGSKIPRVALPRFTDHGELVRFWRRENLPGHFPFTAGVFPFKRDGEDPARMFAGEGDPARTNRRFKVLSADSEAKRLSTAFDSVTLYGRDPDERPDIYGKVGTSGVSVATVADMRLLYDGFDLVAPSTSVSMTINGPAPTVLAFFLNTVIDQQVDAFRSKEGRDPSEEERAMLAAYAVANVRGTVQADILKEDQGQNTCLFSTEFSLRCMADIQEWFIANQVRNFYSVSISGYHIAEAGANPISQLAFTLANGFTYVESYLARGMDIDDFAPNLSFFFSNGMDPEYSVIGRVARRIWAVAMKERYGAGERSQKLKYHVQTSGRSLHAQEMDFNDIRTTLQALTAIYDNANSLHTNAYDEAVTTPSEESVRRALAIQLIINREWGLAMNENPLQGSFIIDELTDLVEAAVLAEFDAISERGGVLGAMETGYQRGRIQDESMLYEHRKHDGSLPIIGVNTFRRPDADGTPQTVELARATDAEKRSQLERTRAFQQAHSDEAAAALTRLKEAAMSGENIFAVLMDAARVCTLGQVTEAFFEVGGQYRRNV from the coding sequence ATGTCCGGCCTGCACACGCCCACCCACCCGATCCGACTCGTCACCGCCTCGAGCCTCTTCGACGGCCACGACGCGTCGATCAACATCATGCGGCGCATCTTCCAGGCGCAGGGCTGCGAGGTCATCCACCTCGGCCACAACCGGTCCGTCCGGGAGGTCGTCGACGCCGCCCTGGAGGAGGACGTCCAGGGCGTGGCCGTCTCCTCCTACCAGGGTGGTCACATCGAGTACTTCGAGTACCTCGTGGAGTCGCTGCGCAGCCAGGGCGCAGGCCACGTCAAGGTGGTCGGTGGAGGCGGTGGCGTCATCGTGCCGGCCGAGATCGAGCGGCTGCGGCGCTCCGGGGTCACGATCTTCTCCCCCGAGGACGGTCAGCGGCTCGGGCTCGCGGGGATGATCAACACGGTCGTGGCCGAGTGCGACTTCGACCTGTGGAGCTCGCGCGAGGTCAGCGCGGACCAGGTCATCAGCGGCGATCGCTTCGCCGTCGCCCGGGCGATCACCGGCGCCGAGGCGGGGGTGCTCCCGCCCGACGTCCTCGCCGGCATCAGGGCAGCCGCGGCCCGGCACCACGCCCCGGTGCTCGGGATCACCGGCACCGGCGGCTCGGGGAAGTCCTCCCTCACCGACGAGCTGATCCGGCGCTTCCGGATCGACCAGCAGGACAAGCTGCGGATCGCCGTGATCGCCGTCGACCCGACCCGCCGCCGGGGCGGTGGCGCGCTGCTCGGCGACCGGATCCGGATGAACTCCCTGGACGGGGACCGGGTCTTCTTCCGCAGCCTGGCCACCCGCGGCGCGCACGAGCTGCCCGACCACCTCGACGCCGTGATCGCCGTCGCGCGGGCAGCCGGCTTCGACCTGATCGTGGTGGAGACCCCCGGCATCGGCCAGGGGGATGCGGCGATCGTGCCGTTCGTCGACGCCTCGCTGTACGTGATGACGCCGGAGTTCGGCGCCGCCTCGCAGCTGGAGAAGATCGACATGCTCGACTTCGCCGACGTCGTCGCCATCAACAAGTTCGAGCGCCGCGGCGCCAAGGACGCCCTGCGCGACGTGGGACGGCAGCTCGTCCGCAATCGCGAGGCCTTCGGCAAGCAGCCCGCCGACATGCCCGTCTTCGGTACGTCGGCGGCCACCTTCAACGACGATGGCGTCACGGCGCTCTACCAGCACCTGCGCGACGTCCTCGCCGACAAGGGCGCCACCTTCGACCAGGGCACCCTGCCGCGCGTCGAGGTGCGGCACTCCTCCGGGGTCCACCAGGTGGTGCCCGGCGACCGGGTCCGCTACCTCGCCGAGATCGCCGAGACGGTGCGTGGCTACCACGCCGAGACCGAGCGGCTCGCCGAGGCTGCCAGCCGGCTGCAGCGCGTGACGCAGGTCGCGGCCGAGCTGAGCGGGGACGGCAGCGGCGACGGCAGCGCGGACGGCAGCGCGGACGGCAGCGGGGACACGGGCGCGAACGGCGGCCTGGCCACGCTGCTGGAGAGGGCGCGCGCCGGTCTGCCCGGTGACATCCAGCAGCAGATCGAGACCTGGCCGGCCGTGGTGGCGTCGTACTCCGGCGACGAGCAGGTCGTCCGGATCCGGGACCGCGAGCTCACCACCCGGCTGACGCGGGAGTCCCTCAGCGGCAGCAAGATCCCGCGCGTCGCCCTGCCGCGCTTCACCGACCACGGCGAGCTGGTCCGGTTCTGGCGCCGGGAGAACCTGCCGGGACACTTCCCCTTCACCGCCGGGGTGTTCCCGTTCAAGCGCGACGGCGAGGACCCGGCCCGGATGTTCGCCGGCGAGGGCGACCCGGCCCGGACGAACCGACGGTTCAAGGTGCTCTCCGCCGACAGCGAGGCCAAGCGCCTGTCCACCGCGTTCGACTCGGTCACCCTCTACGGCCGCGATCCCGACGAGCGTCCCGACATCTACGGCAAGGTCGGCACCTCGGGCGTCTCGGTCGCCACGGTGGCGGACATGCGGCTCCTCTACGACGGCTTCGACCTGGTGGCGCCCTCGACCTCGGTGTCGATGACGATCAACGGACCCGCTCCCACGGTGCTGGCGTTCTTCCTCAACACCGTCATCGACCAGCAGGTCGACGCGTTCCGCAGCAAGGAGGGTCGCGATCCCTCGGAGGAGGAGCGCGCCATGCTCGCGGCGTACGCCGTCGCCAACGTCCGCGGGACGGTCCAGGCCGACATCCTCAAGGAGGACCAGGGTCAGAACACCTGCCTGTTCTCCACCGAGTTCAGCCTGCGGTGCATGGCCGACATCCAGGAGTGGTTCATCGCGAACCAGGTGCGCAACTTCTACTCGGTCTCGATCTCCGGCTACCACATCGCCGAGGCCGGCGCGAACCCGATCAGCCAGCTCGCCTTCACCCTCGCCAACGGGTTCACCTACGTCGAGTCCTACCTGGCCCGCGGGATGGACATCGACGACTTCGCCCCCAACCTCTCCTTCTTCTTCTCCAACGGGATGGACCCGGAGTACTCGGTGATCGGCAGGGTCGCGCGCCGGATCTGGGCGGTGGCGATGAAGGAGCGGTACGGCGCGGGCGAGCGCAGCCAGAAGCTCAAGTACCACGTCCAGACCTCGGGCCGCTCGCTGCACGCCCAGGAGATGGACTTCAACGACATCCGCACCACCCTGCAGGCGCTGACGGCGATCTACGACAACGCCAACTCGCTGCACACCAACGCCTACGACGAGGCCGTCACCACGCCCTCCGAGGAGTCGGTCCGACGAGCGTTGGCGATCCAGCTGATCATCAACCGGGAGTGGGGGCTGGCGATGAACGAGAACCCGCTGCAGGGCTCGTTCATCATCGACGAGCTCACCGACCTGGTCGAGGCGGCCGTGCTGGCCGAGTTCGACGCGATCAGCGAGCGCGGCGGCGTGCTCGGGGCGATGGAGACGGGCTACCAGCGGGGTCGGATCCAGGACGAGTCGATGCTCTACGAGCACCGCAAGCACGACGGCTCGCTGCCGATCATCGGCGTCAACACCTTCCGCCGGCCCGATGCGGACGGCACCCCGCAGACGGTCGAGCTGGCCCGTGCCACCGATGCCGAGAAGCGGTCCCAGCTCGAACGCACCCGGGCCTTCCAGCAGGCCCACAGCGACGAGGCGGCCGCCGCCCTCACCCGGCTCAAGGAGGCGGCGATGTCGGGTGAGAACATCTTCGCCGTGCTGATGGACGCCGCCCGCGTCTGCACGCTCGGCCAGGTCACCGAGGCGTTCTTCGAGGTGGGTGGGCAGTACCGCCGCAACGTCTGA
- a CDS encoding sensor histidine kinase, giving the protein MDRPPGLSVRLKLTLSYAGFLLLAGAVLLVAGYFSLSRGFHPGVVFTVRSHADLLHSFAPIAAVVLGFLLAFGLLGGWILAGHMLAPLTRISDATRMAARGSLSHRIEMEGPSDEFRELADSFDAMLERLEAHVGEQRRFAANASHELRTPLAITHTLLDVARRDPDRDIDTLLDRLQIVNTRAIELTEALLLLSRADQRAFTREPVDLSLAAEEAAETLLPLAERQGVTIETSGEVAPTSGSPALLQQLTANLVHNAIVHNLPEGGTVRVATSCEAGTAVLTVENTGARLGPHLVATLTEPFRRGTERLHADHAGVGLGLAIAQRIAEAHDGVLLLAPRPEGGLLVTVRLPSSSAERAEAPRQARPT; this is encoded by the coding sequence ATGGATAGACCACCCGGTCTCAGCGTCCGGCTCAAGCTGACGCTCAGCTATGCGGGATTCCTCCTGCTCGCCGGTGCCGTGCTGCTGGTGGCCGGCTACTTCTCGCTCTCGCGTGGCTTCCATCCCGGCGTCGTCTTCACGGTGCGCAGCCATGCCGACCTGCTGCACTCCTTCGCCCCGATCGCGGCAGTGGTCCTCGGCTTCCTGCTCGCCTTCGGCCTGCTCGGCGGCTGGATCCTGGCCGGGCACATGCTCGCTCCGCTCACCCGGATCAGCGACGCCACCCGGATGGCGGCGCGCGGCTCCCTGTCCCACCGGATCGAGATGGAGGGTCCCAGCGACGAGTTCCGCGAGCTGGCCGACAGCTTCGACGCGATGCTCGAGCGGCTCGAGGCGCACGTGGGCGAGCAGCGTCGGTTCGCGGCGAACGCCTCCCACGAGCTGCGCACCCCGCTGGCGATCACCCACACCCTGCTCGACGTCGCCCGCCGCGACCCCGACCGGGACATCGACACGCTCCTGGACCGGCTCCAGATCGTCAACACCCGGGCGATCGAGCTCACCGAGGCGCTGCTCCTGCTGAGCCGGGCCGACCAGCGCGCGTTCACCCGCGAGCCGGTCGACCTCTCCCTGGCGGCGGAGGAGGCCGCCGAGACGCTGCTGCCCCTCGCCGAGCGGCAGGGCGTGACGATCGAGACCTCCGGCGAGGTGGCACCCACCAGCGGCTCGCCCGCCCTCCTCCAGCAGCTGACCGCGAACCTGGTCCACAACGCGATCGTGCACAACCTGCCCGAGGGCGGGACGGTCCGGGTCGCCACCTCCTGCGAGGCAGGGACCGCCGTGCTCACCGTCGAGAACACCGGCGCCCGGCTCGGCCCGCACCTGGTCGCCACGCTGACCGAGCCGTTCCGTCGCGGCACCGAGCGCCTCCACGCCGACCATGCCGGCGTCGGTCTCGGGCTCGCCATCGCCCAGCGCATCGCCGAGGCGCACGACGGCGTCCTGCTGCTCGCGCCACGTCCCGAGGGCGGGCTGCTGGTCACCGTCCGGCTGCCCTCGTCGTCGGCCGAGCGTGCCGAGGCGCCCCGGCAGGCCCGGCCGACGTAG
- a CDS encoding VOC family protein: MHILGLCFAGTSTAARDRMTPFVADVLGLPKQEVEGVEVDLFELPDGSSFAVSWPGGMGETTRSLGFLVADLEAASAELTAAGIAVGEPGENERERYLHFTAPDGQLYELVERRPSRP, from the coding sequence ATGCACATCCTGGGCCTCTGCTTCGCCGGCACCTCGACCGCTGCCCGCGATCGGATGACCCCGTTCGTCGCCGACGTGCTCGGGCTGCCGAAGCAAGAGGTCGAGGGCGTCGAGGTGGACCTCTTCGAGTTGCCTGACGGCAGCTCGTTCGCCGTATCGTGGCCCGGCGGGATGGGCGAGACCACCAGGTCGCTCGGGTTCCTCGTCGCCGATCTCGAAGCGGCCTCAGCCGAGCTGACCGCCGCCGGCATCGCCGTCGGCGAGCCAGGTGAGAACGAGCGCGAGCGCTACCTCCACTTCACCGCGCCGGACGGGCAGCTGTACGAGCTCGTCGAACGGCGACCCTCGCGTCCGTAG
- a CDS encoding TetR/AcrR family transcriptional regulator, with protein sequence MRQGLTAEIVVRAGADLADEVGFDGVGISALARRLDVRPPSLYSHVHSSTDLSARICALALDELADLVADAIAGCSGRSAVLALLEAYGAYARSHPGRYAAMRMRLPATPPSGEEGVALAVAAGRRHAALLRAVLRAYDLSGDAQIHAVRLLGSVVGGFASLESVGGFDLSAPPSEESRAYIADAVDAMLRTSTSTTPSDPAAPTAPA encoded by the coding sequence TTGCGACAGGGGCTCACCGCTGAGATCGTCGTACGCGCCGGGGCCGACCTGGCCGATGAGGTCGGATTCGACGGCGTGGGCATCTCTGCGCTCGCCCGCCGCCTGGACGTGCGCCCGCCGAGCCTCTACTCCCACGTCCACAGCTCGACCGATCTCTCCGCGCGCATCTGTGCGCTGGCGCTGGACGAGCTGGCCGATCTCGTCGCCGACGCGATCGCGGGCTGCTCGGGGCGGTCGGCGGTCCTGGCGCTGCTGGAGGCGTACGGCGCCTACGCGCGCAGCCACCCTGGCCGGTACGCCGCCATGCGGATGCGCCTGCCGGCGACTCCCCCGTCGGGCGAGGAGGGCGTCGCTCTCGCGGTGGCCGCGGGCCGTCGTCACGCGGCCCTCCTGCGAGCGGTCCTGCGTGCCTACGACCTGTCGGGTGATGCCCAGATCCACGCCGTCCGCCTCCTCGGCAGCGTCGTCGGCGGGTTCGCCAGTCTGGAGTCGGTGGGCGGCTTCGACCTCAGCGCTCCGCCCAGCGAGGAGTCACGCGCCTACATCGCGGACGCGGTGGACGCGATGCTGCGTACATCGACGTCGACCACGCCGAGTGACCCTGCCGCGCCGACCGCTCCCGCCTGA
- a CDS encoding helicase, whose protein sequence is MASSRRSGTRRRKAPVRRGGAPRTQRALPIAGPGERVWVLDVPYGTQVDGATWHPAVKTHLYVGHALPAHLAPYAPGPYTLGRFLENSLNPDHPAPNPEPTDALEPRRIQFEAADAIAARAAAGGRLFLLADEPGVGKTISAVLAATAVGDLRGARRVLVVADRPAAITIGHWCRTIAALGDGGLEWVVITWDRLEKVKDHSWEVIIADEAHALRRTTTKRWKLWSRISGHTLPHDKAPFVIATTATPGHTPLELPYLAPAYAQVLGEPIREWTSATQPGAAFATALERHGVGIEQSRYGAAWTTDPGRRAADLKLVRGWLADDRPPAMLHRAAPWGPVPISGMPVALTPAERTAYEAEWGEFGREMDIARRGRNNALGRAALLRFRQKAGLIRVDSTVDWIAQQVQSTRQVACSVEFVATAADPIADRLRDAGIEVATIYGRDRFDAEAERLRFQTGQAKVCVFTTVASISLHAGETLPDGRQASTEPRVGVFHQARFSGIAGRQVTGRTHRDHQVSPWHIAYAEGTVEEQVGKVMVERIAAASDTVGSDTTGLAELARLLGADWLPTASLTEDGS, encoded by the coding sequence GTGGCCAGCTCTCGTCGATCCGGTACGCGCCGCCGCAAGGCGCCCGTGCGGCGGGGCGGAGCCCCGCGGACGCAGCGGGCGCTGCCGATCGCCGGCCCCGGTGAGCGGGTGTGGGTGCTCGACGTGCCCTACGGCACCCAGGTCGACGGTGCGACGTGGCATCCGGCGGTCAAGACCCACCTGTACGTCGGGCACGCGCTGCCGGCACACCTCGCGCCATACGCTCCGGGGCCCTACACGCTCGGTCGCTTCCTCGAGAACAGCCTCAACCCCGACCACCCGGCACCGAACCCCGAGCCGACCGACGCGCTCGAGCCCCGCAGGATCCAGTTCGAGGCCGCCGATGCGATCGCGGCGCGGGCGGCGGCGGGTGGGCGGCTGTTCCTGCTGGCCGACGAGCCGGGCGTGGGCAAGACGATCTCGGCGGTCCTCGCGGCGACGGCGGTCGGCGATCTGCGCGGCGCCCGGCGGGTGCTCGTGGTGGCCGACCGGCCGGCCGCCATCACCATCGGGCACTGGTGCCGGACGATCGCGGCCCTCGGCGACGGGGGTCTGGAATGGGTGGTGATCACCTGGGACCGGCTGGAGAAGGTCAAGGATCACAGCTGGGAGGTGATCATCGCCGACGAGGCGCACGCGCTGCGGCGTACGACGACCAAGCGCTGGAAGCTGTGGTCGCGGATCTCGGGCCACACCCTGCCGCACGACAAGGCGCCGTTCGTGATCGCGACGACAGCGACACCCGGCCATACACCGCTGGAACTCCCCTACCTCGCCCCCGCCTACGCGCAGGTGCTCGGCGAGCCGATCAGGGAGTGGACCTCCGCGACGCAGCCCGGGGCGGCGTTCGCCACCGCGCTCGAGCGGCACGGCGTCGGCATCGAGCAGAGCCGGTACGGCGCCGCCTGGACCACCGACCCGGGCCGCCGGGCCGCCGACCTCAAGCTGGTGCGCGGGTGGCTCGCCGACGACCGGCCGCCGGCGATGCTGCACCGGGCAGCCCCGTGGGGCCCGGTGCCGATCTCCGGCATGCCGGTGGCGCTCACGCCGGCCGAGCGGACGGCGTACGAGGCCGAGTGGGGCGAGTTCGGCCGCGAGATGGACATCGCCCGCCGCGGCCGCAACAACGCGTTGGGTCGGGCCGCGCTGCTGCGCTTCCGGCAGAAGGCCGGGCTGATCCGGGTCGACTCGACTGTCGACTGGATCGCCCAGCAGGTCCAGTCGACGCGGCAGGTGGCGTGCTCGGTCGAGTTCGTCGCGACCGCCGCGGACCCGATCGCCGACAGGTTGCGCGACGCCGGGATCGAGGTCGCCACGATCTACGGGCGCGACCGCTTCGACGCCGAGGCCGAGCGGCTCCGGTTCCAGACCGGGCAGGCGAAGGTGTGCGTCTTCACCACCGTCGCCTCGATCAGCCTGCACGCCGGCGAGACACTGCCCGACGGCCGCCAGGCGAGCACCGAGCCGCGGGTCGGCGTCTTCCACCAGGCCCGCTTCTCCGGCATCGCCGGGCGGCAGGTCACCGGCCGCACCCACCGCGACCACCAGGTCTCGCCGTGGCACATCGCCTACGCCGAGGGCACCGTGGAGGAGCAGGTCGGCAAGGTGATGGTCGAGCGGATCGCCGCCGCCTCCGACACCGTCGGCAGCGACACCACCGGCCTCGCCGAGCTCGCCCGGCTCCTCGGCGCCGACTGGTTGCCGACCGCGAGCCTCACCGAGGACGGCTCCTGA
- a CDS encoding FBP domain-containing protein, translated as MLGVSPLTDQQIRTAFVNLSKGAAGRVNLPADLDERPWADLDYLGWQDPKAPARKYLVVERGGRVRAVALRASESAVGRARKTMCDLCTTVGSVALMVAPRSGAAGQRGDSVGIYLCAALDCSLLVRNLRSNGTVVMEERLTSEQKVERLLANLDTFISRVLR; from the coding sequence ATGCTCGGCGTGAGCCCGTTGACCGACCAGCAGATCCGCACCGCCTTCGTGAACCTGAGCAAGGGTGCGGCGGGACGGGTCAATCTCCCCGCGGACCTGGATGAACGGCCGTGGGCCGACCTGGACTACCTGGGGTGGCAGGATCCGAAGGCTCCGGCGCGGAAGTACCTCGTCGTCGAACGTGGTGGTCGGGTCCGCGCGGTCGCCCTCCGCGCCTCGGAGAGCGCCGTGGGGAGGGCGCGCAAGACGATGTGCGACCTGTGCACGACCGTCGGATCCGTGGCCCTGATGGTCGCACCCCGGTCGGGAGCAGCAGGCCAGCGCGGCGATTCGGTCGGCATCTACCTCTGCGCGGCGCTCGACTGCTCGCTCCTGGTGCGCAACCTCCGCAGCAACGGCACCGTCGTCATGGAGGAGCGGCTCACCTCCGAGCAGAAGGTCGAACGGCTGCTGGCGAACCTGGACACCTTCATCTCCCGGGTGCTCCGGTGA